A part of Haloarchaeobius sp. HME9146 genomic DNA contains:
- a CDS encoding sodium-dependent transporter has translation MARESWTSRIGFILAAVGSAVGLGNIWRFPWMTAENGGSAFLVLYLGIVLAVGVPGLVAEFVIGRRAGKSPVGALESLSGSKHWGKLGLITVLAGLVLLSFYSVVGGWILRYFVASATGAYFDAPGAYFSSISYGAGAAGFHVLFLAITAGIVAGGVRGGIERATTVMMPIVILMLGALAVWAGGLSGASEAYDFFLTFDAAYVQANALDILLSAAGQALFTLSVGAGTMITYASYIGEDRSLPADGSIIALLNTGVGVLAGFVVLPLLFSTPNVDPATSGPGALFVGVATAFGELPGGRILAVGFFAVVALAALSSSISMLEIPVAYLVDEHGLERKTATAGLAAFVLVTGTVSAFSSEVFGILAGPVVDILLTTGLFAFVVFAAWVLGGDAVDEFTLGTRFSSGLGDAWRLLIGVALPPFLLFTLFNGILGYLGWQAPVEYVAAAAILVGLAVVSSVQRVASTERADNAA, from the coding sequence ATGGCACGTGAATCGTGGACATCACGAATCGGGTTCATCCTCGCGGCCGTCGGCAGCGCCGTCGGCCTCGGGAACATCTGGCGGTTCCCGTGGATGACAGCAGAGAACGGGGGCAGTGCGTTCCTGGTACTGTACCTGGGTATCGTCCTGGCCGTCGGCGTTCCGGGTCTGGTCGCCGAGTTCGTCATCGGCCGCCGGGCCGGCAAGAGCCCGGTCGGCGCACTCGAATCGCTCTCCGGGTCGAAGCACTGGGGGAAGCTCGGGCTCATCACCGTCCTAGCCGGCCTCGTCCTCCTGTCGTTCTACAGCGTCGTGGGCGGCTGGATCCTCCGGTACTTCGTCGCGAGCGCGACCGGGGCCTACTTCGACGCCCCCGGCGCGTACTTCAGCAGCATCAGTTACGGCGCTGGCGCAGCCGGCTTCCACGTCCTCTTCCTCGCCATCACGGCGGGTATCGTCGCGGGCGGGGTTCGGGGCGGCATCGAGCGCGCCACGACGGTCATGATGCCCATCGTCATCCTGATGCTCGGGGCGCTCGCCGTCTGGGCGGGTGGCCTCTCGGGCGCGAGTGAAGCATATGACTTCTTCCTCACCTTCGACGCGGCGTACGTGCAGGCGAACGCCCTCGACATCCTGCTCTCGGCCGCGGGCCAGGCACTGTTCACCCTCTCCGTGGGCGCGGGGACGATGATAACCTACGCCTCCTACATCGGTGAGGATCGCTCGCTCCCCGCCGACGGGAGCATCATCGCCTTGCTCAACACCGGCGTCGGCGTCCTCGCCGGGTTCGTCGTCCTGCCGCTGCTGTTCTCGACGCCCAACGTCGACCCCGCGACGAGCGGCCCCGGCGCGCTCTTCGTCGGCGTCGCCACCGCCTTCGGCGAACTGCCCGGCGGGCGCATCCTCGCGGTCGGCTTCTTCGCCGTGGTCGCGCTGGCCGCGCTCTCCTCGTCCATCTCGATGCTGGAGATTCCCGTCGCCTACCTCGTCGACGAGCACGGGCTCGAGCGCAAGACCGCGACCGCCGGCCTCGCCGCCTTCGTCCTCGTCACGGGGACCGTGAGCGCGTTCAGCTCCGAAGTGTTCGGCATCCTCGCGGGCCCGGTCGTCGACATCCTGCTCACGACCGGCCTGTTCGCGTTCGTCGTCTTCGCCGCATGGGTCCTCGGCGGCGATGCCGTCGATGAGTTCACCCTCGGTACGCGGTTCTCCAGCGGGCTCGGTGACGCCTGGCGACTCCTCATCGGCGTTGCCCTCCCGCCGTTCCTCCTGTTCACGCTGTTCAACGGCATCCTGGGCTACCTCGGCTGGCAGGCACCGGTCGAGTACGTCGCCGCGGCCGCCATCCTCGTCGGCCTCGCCGTCGTCAGCAGCGTCCAGCGCGTCGCGAGCACGGAACGAGCCGACAACGCGGCCTGA